The region ttaatGAGCTCGTTCGCGAGATTGTTCGTGAGTTTGTTCGCGAGATTGTTTAGCGACTAAATGAACGAACACGAGCTAAAAataaacactataaaatttaaacgaatCGAACATAAACACTCAGTTTAAAGCTCGATTGAACATGAACCGAATatgaacaccttgttcgctaaacgaaacgaacatgaacactctaaACTTTGGCTCGGCTcagttcatttacacccctactggtggttttatttttaaagtaatttcaGCCAATAAATACACAAAAATATCTTAATTtcgttatatattttataatttaattttcttttataattccACATTGTGGCTATAATACACGAAACTAAGTTTAAAAACATACTCTcgccgtcccaaattgataaaCACTATTTTACTTTTTTGTCTCAAATTATAGGCGGTCATTTATTgcttaaatgataaaatgacATAGATACCCTTTTTGGATCACATCGCGGCTGAATGCGAAGAAAAACCAGAGGAAACGGAGGTCTCGGATTGGCTATACTATCTTATATTAAAAAGAGAGCAAACACCACTAAAAGGTAAAGTCAATATTTCATTAAATAAGGGTAAATGtggtatatttttataaaattaatgattttatatagatttactaaaaaatttaatacttgTGTTTGTCCTAAACTGTTTATCAATTTGGAACGGAAGAAGTATTTAGGAAAACAATtgaaattttatcaataatatttttataagtgCTCAAGTTAATCTGATTTATaatttggcttaatcaccaaaaaatcccccaccttttagcttcttttcaaatgcaccttgacgttgcaattttgtcagttgcaccctaattcgcacttttggttttcaattccacccccaagtgctaaattgatctctttttcatttgaaaaaagttaaaataagtcatccatttttaattttgtgtgtggaaaagagttcaaataagtattttataagggtttttatgaattttttccgagtgaaaaagagtccaatttgattttaagggtggaattgaaactcaAAGGTGTAAATTAGGGTGTaactgataaaattgcaacgtcatggtgcaattgaaaaggggataaaaggTGGGGTtatgattttcagttttatttcCAAAATGGAGGGAAATATGTAAGCTCTCTTCGCAGCAAATCTGGAAATTGTGTCattacattttttaatatttttcatttctcTCTGCTTACCGTCAAAAGAAGGAGCTAGGTAAAGCTTGTTTAAGAACACTCACTCTCAAGGTTAGTTCTTTAATTTCTTCAGATATTCATCTGTACATGTATTTCAAGAATTAAAGATAGGTAAAGCTTGTTTGTTACATTTTTTACttcatgtatatatatgtattaatttgTTGTTGCATGCTGCCTTTTACACCATTACTTTTTAGTGGCTActctttaattttctgtttctgggttcaatgatttttttttgtgttttgtgaATTTGTAATTCTGACTTGCTGCATCAAATGGGTAGTTCTAATTTTCTGTTTCTGGGTCCATAGTAGATTTCTGTTTATCGACCAAATGTTTAGTCACATGAAAAGTTTAGTCATTGTGTTTTGTGAATTTGTAATTGTGTTCATTGATTTGTTGTGTATTTTGTGAATTTGTAATTGTGCTCAAACTTCTTGAAGGAAGCTAGGGTTTCGGAAATGAATACCCAGAAGAAAAAAGCTAATAGGAGACTCAAATCTGTTGGAGAAGATTGCATTAGTGAGTTGCCTGATGAGATTATCATCCATATCCTCTCTTTTTTACCATCAACCAAATTATGTGTAAAGACTTCAGTTTTGTCCAAAAGATGGCACCATCTTTGGACCTATGTGCCTAACATCATTTTGACTGAATATGACTTCCCATATGATGAATGTGAGCATCACATCATGGAAAGAGTGGTCAACAAAGCACTAGCCCTCCACTCTTCTTCAAAGATCAATTATTTCTCCATCCAAATTCCAGATTCACAAGACCTGTATGAGTCAATTGAGTCGTGGCTTCAATTAGCTGCGGGAAGGGCAGTTGAGTCCCTTACTTTAAATATTAATGGAAGCTCTGCTCGTTATTTGTTTCCTGAATTCCTATACTCTAATTCCAATATCCAAAGTTTAACTACTAAGTTATGGGAATTTGTGCCAGATGCGAGAATTTCATGGTCAGCCCTTAAAGAGTTGAGCATACGGCAAGCAACTTTGAATGATGAAGTCATTCAAAATATTTTGTGTGGGACTCCAGTTCTTGAGGACTTACAGTTGCACTTCTGCCACGGAATCAAATTGCTCGACTTATCTTTAAAACCTAAGTTGAAAAACTTGGTCATAAACGTTAAAGAATCTTATTTTGGGGATAGAGATTATGATTTTAAGCTTAAAATTGTGGGTCCTTATGTCGAGATATTAAAACTTCACTGGAGTCGGGATAATCTCAGGTGCAAGTTGATGAATATGTCATCTTTAGTTAAAGCTACCCTGGATATTGAAGTTATAGATGATGAAGATGGTGAAGATGATTACCAAGAGTGGTGTCCTGATATGGTTAAGGAGCTCGTTGAGAATGTTCTTCCTTCTGAGCAACTACAACTAACGAATTTCTGTACTCTGGTAACATATATTCTCTTTTCTCTCTTGCAGCTAAATTCATGGAACTTTGTTTATTGTTATTGATATTATATCATTGTAGACAATGTGCTTCTGTTTGTTTCTAATTTTTACTAGTTTTTTTTCTGTAGTCAGTAATTGTCATTTTCTACCCTCATGGTTATATATCATTCAATGATTAATGTCTGTGTTGCATAAAAACTTGCCAAGTTTAATATTTTGGTGTTCCGTTTTCATTTCTAGGAACTCTTTGAAAATTccgaaatttttatatttatattccaTTCTTATAAAAACGCTGTGGCTTtgcaaattaaccaaaataCTGTGATAATATGCTGTAAAGAATTGAGACTTTTTTGCTTTTACATTTTGCCTGGAATGAGAAATATAAATTGATAGTGATTTCTACATTGCATGTATCTCTTATATGCCAAGGCTCTCTCAACATTGAGAATGGATGTTATGGCGTCTCTATCATCAAATTTGAAATCTTTAAATGTCGACTGTCGCGGTGAAGAGTATCTCTGTGGTATTGAACGCATTCTTCAGTGCTCACCTAAGCTGGAGAAGTTAGTTATATTTTTCGACTATGGTAGGTCCTCTAAGGTATGTAGTTATTTTCTAATCTTATTTGCTTCAGCTTAAAATACACTTCTAGTCAATAGCTGTTAGGCTAAGAAAAAGCGTTATCTGCAGTCAAAATCTGATGGCTATAGAAAGGGTTATTGGACAAATGCAGAGAAACCAAGTTGTTTGGGTTCCCATCTCAAGACCATCGAGGTATCTGACTTGATAAGAACTCGAGTTGTAGTTGAATTTCTCCAGTTCTTACTCATGAATTCAAATATATTAGAGAAGATGATCTTCCGTCACTCTGACCATAAATCTGGTTTGAAATTGGCTGAGAAGTGGTCAAGCTTTCCAAGGTCTTCGCAGCAAGCAGTGTTTCCAGTAGCTACTAAATGGTAATACAATATGCAACAATGTACCAAGGATATTTCAGATTAGTTTTTAACTCATTAtccatttttagataaaatatgATAAACTCCTATGAAGGCTCATGtactatttgatttttatttaattagccCTTCATAAATTTAACTTTTCATCTCGTCctcgtaaaatttattttcgaaTTAAACGacctttttgttttaaatttttcggTAGAATACTTATTTTTTACTCATTTATTTCTTCTtgagtttcataactttttcttaattatatcaattttttgtttCCCCAGTTGAAAACAAGATTTAGCTATGAATTCGAATTGCGTTTTGTTCATATTTCCCGTGAGAATCATAATATGCATATCTTTTTTTAGACAATATGGGAAATACATGCTTATTTCTCACAAAACTGTCATAAATTAGTGATGGATTTTTCCATCACAAAGTCACTGTTTTTTTAGTAGTTAACTGAGATTTGTTTTTGCTTTATCAATTATTAATGGTGGTTGGCGACTGTTAATTCTCTGATAATACCAAAAAACCCTTAATAAATAACAATGAGACCTCTGATTAATAAAGCTAAGCCAAACATGCCAATGATGTTAGCGAAACGTCAGCTGCTATAAGGATGTTAATTACTTAAATATTTCTTTTCAAAGTGAAGTCTTTTCACTTCAATTAGTAACTTGAATGTTGTGTCTTCTTCTTCACCAAAAATGACTATAAAAACTATTTCCGAAAGGGAAAAAAATCATCATCTATTAGTGATAGGTGAAAAGAGAGAGAGATTTAGGTTCGTGATAGATGACATTTGAGAGGTATATAATCATCTAGACTTGTTCATAGACCGGCTCCGACTGAGCCTACCGGACTTTACATGCTTATTTCTCACAAATCTGTCATAAATTAGGGATGATCTTACTTTTGAACCAAGTCAAAGTACCAATACACCCGTAATGGGCAGAGAGGTCATTTACAAACATATATACCATATGTAACAATTTTGTTACCTGTAACAGGGAAAAGTTTCGTATTAATCTGTTATGATATTCTCATATCAATCTGGAATGATATTCTCAGTTATCAATGAACGAATGAGTTCTTATCCTTCTTACTATGTTGAGAAGTTTCTGGATTTGGCTCTCAAATGTTGTCGAGACGGATGCAAGACCTTCAATGGCCGATGTGGTACGAGAACTCAAAACCATATGGCATATGATGCTAGAGTCACATGCCAAAACAACAAATCCAATGAGCACCAATCCTGAGAAGACTGTATCCTCATCCTCGTCCTCGATGGTGGAGAAACATCCAAACGTGTCAACTGATGTTTCTGGCAGCAATCTTGTTAGCGGAGTCATTCCTACCATTACTCCTCGAGAACCGACCGGCACGGAAGAAACTTAAAACAACAGATTTTGAAATTTCTAtactcataaaaaaaattatgtacaTATGATGATCTTGGTAGTGTTTTGTACAAGTCACAAACATACATGTAGAGCAATAGAAACTGTTTTTGTTGTGATGAGTGATGCTAAATTACTAACATAATTtgcatatgtaaattttttttcttttgaagtttaCAAGAATGCATTTTATTCATTTCATTACTAAAATTGGGATCTAAGATATATGAATTTaatcaatgcaaatattttggAAACAAATTGAAGGCGATAACTTCTTTAAAATTGATGCAAATTGGAAAATGTATATGTTCAATTTTTCATTTGATCTTTGCTATCATCAATTTGTAAGATTTTATTTCTATcattctattttaaaatgagATGTTTTTATTTTCGATAGCTCCAACTATAATTTTTCGATAGCTTTTAATGGCGAATGATGGCCAATTGGCTATTCTCTAAGTTTCTGAGGCTGTTGGTTTTATTTTCAAAGTTATTTCAGCCAATAAATACGTATAAATATCTTACGTCatctattttcaaatttaattttcttttataaattcaCATTGCGGCTATAATACACAAAACTaagtttaaaaacatatttGTTAGACGGAGAGAAATATTTTGTaaagaaattaattatcaatgtagatttttaatttagttttaatggtggaaataaatattttattagtgtTCTTGGGTGGAGGATTAAAAGGAGGGgtattggcaaaacaaattctaatatttcacatttttagcgatttaaaatgttacgaaagaaagtgtaacttttttttttttttttatttttgtatccCAAAGCGTTTTCCGGCAATTATACGCATACGTGGTAGCCATATTATTGGCAATTtaaatcataacgttttaaaattttgcaaataaaatttcAACCTTTTGCATTTTTGCACTTTATAGCCTTAAGGTTAAAAGTACATTGAAATTATAGTAATAGCAGACCtacaaaaactattaaaatatgtTAAAGTTGAACAAACAGTACATTAAAAGTActtattaaaatgtatttt is a window of Mercurialis annua linkage group LG2, ddMerAnnu1.2, whole genome shotgun sequence DNA encoding:
- the LOC126668934 gene encoding F-box/LRR-repeat protein 25-like isoform X2 — encoded protein: MNTQKKKANRRLKSVGEDCISELPDEIIIHILSFLPSTKLCVKTSVLSKRWHHLWTYVPNIILTEYDFPYDECEHHIMERVVNKALALHSSSKINYFSIQIPDSQDLYESIESWLQLAAGRAVESLTLNINGSSARYLFPEFLYSNSNIQSLTTKLWEFVPDARISWSALKELSIRQATLNDEVIQNILCGTPVLEDLQLHFCHGIKLLDLSLKPKLKNLVINVKESYFGDRDYDFKLKIVGPYVEILKLHWSRDNLRCKLMNMSSLVKATLDIEVIDDEDGEDDYQEWCPDMVKELVENVLPSEQLQLTNFCTLALSTLRMDVMASLSSNLKSLNVDCRGEEYLCGIERILQCSPKLEKLVIFFDYVKI
- the LOC126668934 gene encoding putative F-box protein At1g49610 isoform X1, with the protein product MNTQKKKANRRLKSVGEDCISELPDEIIIHILSFLPSTKLCVKTSVLSKRWHHLWTYVPNIILTEYDFPYDECEHHIMERVVNKALALHSSSKINYFSIQIPDSQDLYESIESWLQLAAGRAVESLTLNINGSSARYLFPEFLYSNSNIQSLTTKLWEFVPDARISWSALKELSIRQATLNDEVIQNILCGTPVLEDLQLHFCHGIKLLDLSLKPKLKNLVINVKESYFGDRDYDFKLKIVGPYVEILKLHWSRDNLRCKLMNMSSLVKATLDIEVIDDEDGEDDYQEWCPDMVKELVENVLPSEQLQLTNFCTLALSTLRMDVMASLSSNLKSLNVDCRGEEYLCGIERILQCSPKLEKLVIFFDYGRSSKSKSDGYRKGYWTNAEKPSCLGSHLKTIEVSDLIRTRVVVEFLQFLLMNSNILEKMIFRHSDHKSGLKLAEKWSSFPRSSQQAVFPVATKW
- the LOC126668934 gene encoding putative F-box/LRR-repeat protein At5g02930 isoform X3, coding for MNTQKKKANRRLKSVGEDCINARISWSALKELSIRQATLNDEVIQNILCGTPVLEDLQLHFCHGIKLLDLSLKPKLKNLVINVKESYFGDRDYDFKLKIVGPYVEILKLHWSRDNLRCKLMNMSSLVKATLDIEVIDDEDGEDDYQEWCPDMVKELVENVLPSEQLQLTNFCTLALSTLRMDVMASLSSNLKSLNVDCRGEEYLCGIERILQCSPKLEKLVIFFDYGRSSKSKSDGYRKGYWTNAEKPSCLGSHLKTIEVSDLIRTRVVVEFLQFLLMNSNILEKMIFRHSDHKSGLKLAEKWSSFPRSSQQAVFPVATKW